A genomic stretch from Edaphobacter aggregans includes:
- a CDS encoding type III polyketide synthase: MRIASVGTAYPPHRYPQAVITEALRNRWQHKMEEPRLLNRLHANCGVEFRNIVFPLETYPTLDTFTKTNDAWIKAAVDLGEQAITTALERVGLTAADISAIFFASVTGISSPTVDARLINRMPFPVNVKRTPIFGLGCVAGAAGIARAADYVRAFPDQYVLLLSVELCSLTWQDDDQSIANLISCGLFGDGAAAVIMAGADTPLGKRPTSIEQPAPRVVSTRSTFYRNTERIMGWDITDTGFKIVLSPEVPKVVNENLRGDVEAFLSDNNLSMDRICSYIFHSGGPKVLEAMENTLNLPPNALAPSWKSLREVGNLSAASVLAVMEDYLLNHPGTPGCYSILAAMGPAFCSELVLLQW, from the coding sequence ATGCGCATCGCCTCTGTCGGCACGGCATATCCGCCCCATCGCTATCCACAGGCAGTCATCACCGAGGCCCTCCGAAATCGCTGGCAGCACAAAATGGAGGAGCCCCGGCTCCTCAACCGCCTCCACGCCAACTGCGGTGTCGAGTTCCGCAACATCGTCTTCCCCCTCGAGACCTACCCCACCCTCGACACCTTCACCAAGACCAACGACGCCTGGATCAAAGCCGCCGTCGACCTCGGCGAGCAAGCCATCACCACTGCCCTCGAACGCGTAGGCCTCACCGCCGCCGACATCTCCGCCATCTTCTTCGCCTCTGTCACCGGCATCTCCAGCCCCACCGTCGATGCACGTCTCATCAACCGGATGCCCTTCCCCGTCAACGTCAAGCGCACGCCGATCTTCGGCCTTGGCTGCGTCGCTGGAGCAGCAGGCATTGCCCGTGCCGCCGACTACGTCCGCGCCTTCCCGGACCAATATGTCCTCTTGCTCTCCGTCGAGCTTTGTTCCCTCACCTGGCAGGACGATGACCAGTCCATCGCCAACCTCATCTCCTGCGGCCTCTTCGGCGACGGCGCCGCTGCCGTCATCATGGCCGGGGCCGACACCCCTCTAGGCAAGCGCCCCACCAGCATCGAGCAGCCCGCGCCTCGCGTCGTCTCTACTCGCTCCACCTTCTACCGCAACACCGAGCGCATCATGGGCTGGGACATCACCGACACCGGCTTCAAGATCGTCCTCTCCCCAGAAGTCCCCAAAGTCGTCAACGAGAATCTCCGCGGTGACGTCGAAGCCTTCCTCAGCGACAACAATCTCTCCATGGACCGCATCTGCAGCTACATCTTCCACAGCGGCGGCCCCAAAGTTCTCGAAGCTATGGAGAACACCCTCAACCTTCCGCCCAACGCTCTCGCTCCCTCATGGAAGAGCCTCCGCGAGGTTGGCAATCTATCCGCCGCCTCCGTCCTCGCCGTCATGGAGGACTACCTCCTCAACCACCCCGGAACCCCTGGCTGTTACAGCATCCTCGCCGCCATGGGCCCGGCCTTCTGCTCCGAACTCGTCCTCCTTCAGTGGTGA